Within Streptomyces sp. SS1-1, the genomic segment TCCCGGTGCTGGCCCGCATCCTGACCGAGAACAAGCTGATGGACACCCGGGTGGGCGCCCTGTCGCTGGCGAGCGCCGCGATCGACGACGTCCTCGCCTGGTGTCTGCTGGCGTACGTCTCGGCGCTGGTCAGCTCGGACGGCGACTACGCGGACCTGGCGCGGATCGGCGCGCTGAGCGTGGTGTACGTGGCCGTGATGCTCGTCGTCGTACGGCCGCTGATCTCGCGGCTGGTGTGGCGGTGGGCGGCCATGGAGCGCTGGCCGGCGCTGCTCGCGGTGCTGTGCGCGGGCGTGTTCGCCTCGTCGTGGCTGACGTCGTGGATCGGCATCCACCAGATCTTCGGCGCGTTCCTGTTCGGCTTCGTGATGCCGCGTGAACCCCGGCGGGTGCTCGCGGCGCATCTGCGCCGGCCGCTGGACGACGTCAGCGTGGTCCTGCTGCCGGTCTTCTTCATCGTCACCGGCCTCGGTGTCGACCTCGGCGCGCTGACGGCGGCCGACTGCCTGGCGCTGGCCCTGATCGTGGCGGTGGCGTGCGCGGGCAAGCTGCTCGGCGCGATCGCCCCGGCCCGGCTGTCCGGTCTGTCCTGGCGCGAGGCGAAGGACCTGGGCGTACTGATGAACACCCGGGGCCTGACCGAACTCATCATCCTCAACGCCGCGGTGAGCCTCGGCGTGCTCGACGGGCGGATGTTCACCCTGCTGGTGATCATGGCCCTCGTGACCACGGCGATGGCGGCGCCGCTGCTGTCCCGGCGCGAGCACCTCACGGCCGGCGACCTTCCCAAGGCACCCACACCCGTCGCGGACGCGACCGCGCCGCGCACTTGACGAGGGGGATCCCGTGATACCCGTCCAACCGTTGTCCCCGCACGAGCGGCAGCCGCGACCACCGGTCGACGGCCGTGCGCTGCGCACGGTGTGCGGCAGTTTCGCCACCGGCGTCACCGTGATCACCACCGGCGGCCCGGAGGAGGGCGCCGCGACCACGGTGAACTCGTTCACGTCCGTCTCGCTGGATCCGCCGCTGGTGCTGTTCTGCCTGCACCGGCGGTCCCGGCTGCGTCCGGTGCTCCAGCGCTCCCGCGGCTTCGTGGTGAACTTCCTGACGCACCGCCAGGAAGGGCTCGCCTGGAAGTTCGCGGGCCGTGAGTCGGCGCGGCTGACAGAGGTCCCGCACCACCGCTCGGCCGGCGGGCTGCCCGTCCTCACCGAGGCGCTCGCGTTCCTGGAGTGCCGTCTCGCCGAGGAGTACGACGGCGGCGACCACGCCATCGTGGTCGGCGAGGTCACCGCCCTCGGCACCTCCGAGGAGGAGGCCGATCCGCTGGTGTTCTACCAGGGCGCGATGCGTGTCCTGGACGCCGCGGCGCGGGGCTGAGCCGTCAGCGCGCCACCCCGGCCGGCAGGTCGGCGTCGTCGAACTCCCGCCTGGCCCGCTCGACCTTGTGCAGGTTCTCCGCGGACCAGTCGGCGAGGTGGGCGAAGATCGGCGCCAGGCTGCGGCCCAGCTCGCTGATCTCGTACTCGACCCGGGGCGGCACCTCCGGGTGGTACGTGCGCACCACCAGGCCGTCGCGCTCCATCTGGCGCAGCCGCTGCGTGAGCACCTTCGGCGTGATGGTGCGGATGTTGCGCTGGAGCTCGACGAAGCGCTGCCGGCCGAACTCGTTCAGCGTCCACAGGATCGGTGTCGTCCAGCGGCTGAAGACGATGTCGACCACCGGGGAGACCGGGCACGCCAGCTCCGAGTCGACACCTGCGCCGTGCTTCGCGGCGCCGCCCATCGTGCCTGTGCCGTCCATGCGGATCCTCCCAGGAAGCCACTTTCCTCTAGGTACCTACTTTACCCAGGATGCTAGCTTCCCGGAAGGCGGTGAGCTTCCCCGCTCCCGGCCCCCGCGCCATGTCCTTTCCCTCCTTGTCCCGTCCCTACGGAACCCTTCCGTTCACCTCCCACTAGGAGCGACATGTCGACCCAAGAGTCGCTGCGCCTTCCCCACTCCACCGACGCGTCGGCCCCGCCGAAGCGCCCCGGACTCATCCTGGCGTTCCTCTGCCTGGCCGGGTTCATGACCTTCCTCGACGTGTCGATCGTCAACGTGGCCCTGCCGACGATCGAGGACGAACTGCACATCTCCCAGACGTCGTTGCAGTACATCGTCACCACGTACGGCATGCTGCTCGGCGGCTTCCTGCTGCTGACCGGCCGGCTCGCCGACGCCTTCGGCCGCCGCCGGATGCTCCAGACCGGCCTGATCCTGTTCGCCCTGGCCTCGCTGCTCGCCGGGTTCGGCCAGAGCGCGGCCATGCTGATCGTGGCGCGCGGCGCCCAGGGTCTCGGCGCCGCGTTCATCGCGACCGCCGCGCTGTCCCTGCTCGCGAACAACTTCGAGGAGGGCGCCGAGCGCAACAAGGCGCTGGGCGCGTGGGGCGCGCTGAGCGGTATCGCCGCCGTCGCCGGCGTCACCCTCGGCGGTCTGCTGACCGACGGCCCGGGCTGGCGCTGGATCTTCTTCATCAACGTGCCGATCGGCCTCGTCCTGGCCCTGCTCGCCCCGAGGGTCGTCGCCGAGAGCCGGGCCGCCGAGCGCAGCAGCTCCTTCGACGTCGCCGGCGCCGTCACCCTGACCGCCGGTCTGGTGCTGCTCATCTTCAGCCTGTGCCAGACCGTCGACGACTCCGACGTCCCCATGGCCCGGGTCTACGGCGGCTTCGCCCTCTCCGCGGTCCTGCTCATCACGTTCCTGCTGATCGAGCGCCGCGCCCAGGCGCCGCTGATCCCGCTCGGCGTGTTCAAGCGCAAGTCGCTGCGGGCCTCCAACGTCGTCGCGGTCCTGCTGCTGGGCACCTGCGTCACCCTGTTCTTCTTCGCCAGCCTCTTCATGCAGCAGGTGCTGAACTGGTCGGCGCTGCGCACCGGTCTGGCGTACGTCCCGCTCGCCGTGATCGTGGCGGTCGGCGCGGGCGTCGCCTCCCAGCTGGTGACGAAGGTCGCCGCCAAGCCGGTGCTGATGGTCGGGCTGACCCTGACCAGCGTGGGCATGTTCCTGCTGTGGCGGGCCCCGTCCGACGCCTCCTACGCGGTGCACCTGCTGCCCGCCTTCCTGATCTCCGGCCTCGGGCTCGGCCTGTCGTTCGTGCCGGTGCAGGTGGCCGCGTTCACCGGCACCGAGGAGGACGAGTCCGGTCTGTCGGCCGGTCTCATCAACACCGCGCAGGAGGTCGGCGGCGCCCTGGGCCTCGCCGTCGCCGCGACCTACGCCTTCCGCCAGGTCGAGGAGCTGACCAAGTGGGCGGACGGGGTGCCCGCGCGGGTGACCGAGGCGCGCACCGAGGTCTTCCACGACGCGTTCCTCGCCGGTGCCTGCTTCGCCGCGGCCGGCCTGGTCCTCACGCTGATCCTGCTGCCCCTCACCAAGGCCGCGGACCAGCCCGCCGCCCCCACCGCCTGAGATCGGACCGAGCATGCCGACGTCACCGCGTCTGTCCCCCGCGGCCGAGGACTTCCTCGCCGAGAACCAGCTGTGCGCCTTCACCACGCTCCGCCCCGACGGCTCGCCCCATGTGACGCCCGTGCGCTTCACCTGGGACGGCGAGGCGGGACTGGCCCGGGTGATGACCGCGGTGACCCGGCGCAAGGCCCGCAACGTGCTGGCCTCGCCCGGGGGCCGGGTCTCCCTGTGCCAGACGGCCGGGCCCCGCTGGATCACCCTGGAGGGCACCGCCACCGTGCACGACGACCCGTCCCGGGTCCAGGAGGGCGTCCGGCGGTACGCCAAGCGGTACTGGTCGCCGCCGCCGGAGCCGCCGGGCCTGGTCGTCATCGAGATCGACGTGGACCGGGTGCTGGGCCTGCTGTGAGCGGGCCGCACACCCGCCGAGGGCGCCGGACGCGAAACCGCCGGCGCCCTCGGCGTATTTCCACCCCCTGACCCTGCTGTGGAATCTCTGACGAAACTTGTCAGAGACCTGTACTTAGGGCCGTTCAGCTTCCCCGGCTCCCCCGGAATACTGGTGAAAAATCCACTGGGAGAGGAAACATGAACCGTTTTCATGCCGACGTGATCGTCGCCGGGGCCGGCCCGTCCGGACTCATGCTCGCCGGTGAACTCCGCCTGGCGGGGCACGAGGTGCTGGTGCTCGACCGGCTGACCGCACCGATGCAGCAGTCCCGCGCCCTCGGATTTTCCGCACGTACCATCGAGGAGTTCGGTCAGCGCGGACTTCTCGATGAATTCGGTGAACTCGAGACGATACCCTTCGGCCATTTCGGCGGACTTCCCATCGATTACCAGATCGTCGAGGGCGGCAATTTCGGCGTCCGGGGTGTTCCGCAGTCGCGGACCGAGGCGATCCTGCACCGGTGGGCCACCGGCCTCGGCGCCAAGGTCCGCCGCGGGCACGAGGTCGTCGGCATGACGCAGGACGACGACGGCGTCACCGTGGAGGTCGCGGGCCCCGACGGCACCGAGACGCTGCGCGCCGCCTACCTCGTCGGCTGTGACGGCGCCCGCTCCACCGTGCGGCGCCTGGCCGGCATCGACTTCCCCGGCACGAGCGCCACCATCGAGATGCTGATGGCCGACGTCGCCACCAACGAGCTGCGCATCCGCCCGACCGGCGAGGTCGGCGAGGCCGGCATGGTCGTGGTGCTGCCGCTGGGCCCGGGGGCCACCCGCGTGGTCGTCTTCGAGCGCGGCGCCGGCGTCCGCCCGACGACGGAGGCGCCCACCTTCGACGAGGTCGCCGCCGCCTTCCAGCGCGTCACCGGTGAGGACATCACCGGGTACCGGCCGCTGTGGACCAGCTACTTCACCGACGCCAGCCGGCACGCCGCCGAGTACCGCAGCGGCCGGGTCTTCCTGGCCGGCGACGCCGCCCACATCCACCTGCCGATCGGCGCGCAGGGCATCAGCGCCGGCGTCGGCGACGTGGTGAACCTCGGCTGGAAGCTGGCCGCCGCGCTGAAGGGCCACGCCCCCGAGGGGCTGCTGGACACCTACCACTCCGAGCGGCACCCGGTCGGCGGCCGGATCGTCGCCAACACCCTGGTGCAGCGCTCCCTCTACCTCGGCGGCCCCGAGATGCAGCCGCTGCGCGAGCTGTTCGGCGAGCTGGTCGGCATCGAGGCGGTCCGCAAGCACCTGGTCGGCCTGGTCACCGGCCTGGACATCACCTACGACATGGGCGAGGGCGGACACCCGCTGCTCGGCCGCCGGCTGCCCGACCAGGACCTGCTGGCCGGCGACGAGAAGACCAGCACGTACGCGCTGCTCACGCGCGGCCGCCCGCTGCTGCTGAACCTGCGCGGCGGCGAGGCCCTGACGCGGGCCGCCGCCGGCTGGGCCGACCGCGTGGACGTCGTCGCCGCCTCCCGGCCCGACCCCGAGGCCCCCGCCGCCGACCTGCTGGTGCGCCCCGACGGCTACATCGCCTGGGTCGGGACGGACGGCACCGCCGACGGTCTGACCACCGCCCTGCAGCGCTGGTTCGGCGCCCCCGCCGCCGGCTGAGCCCCCACCGCCAGAAGAGGAGTCCCGAGTTGACCGGCAAGGCCGAGACGCAGAAGACGCCACCGCAGCCCGGCGCGTGGACCGAGTGCGACGTCATCATCCTGGGCGCCGGGATCGGCGGTTCGATCACCGGCGCGATCCTGGCCCGGCAGGGCGCGAAGGTGGTGCTCGTCGACGCCGGCCAGCACCCGCGGTTCGCGGTCGGCGAGTCGCAGAACCCGCAGCTCGTGGAGTGGCTGCACATCCTCGCCGTGCGCTACGACGTGCCCGAGCTGAAGCACCTGCTCGACATCAAGGCCGTCACCAAGCACATCGGCGCCCACCACGGCCGCAAGCAGAGCTTCGGTTTCGTGCGGCACGTCCCCGACCGGGAGCCGGACCCGCGCGAGGCGACGATGTTCGTCATCCCGAAGATGCTCACCGAGGCGTCGCACATGTTCCGCCAGGACACCGACACCTACTACTTCAACGTCGCCGCCAAGTACGGCTGCACGCTGCGCCAGAACTGGCGCGCCACCGACCTGGACTTCGACGACGACGGCGTCACGGTCACCGGCCAGAACGGCGAGGTGTTCCGCGCGAAGTACCTCATCGACGCCAGCGGCTTCCGCTCCCCGCTCGCCCAGAAGTTCGACCTGCGCGACAAGCCGACCCGGATCCGGCACCACGCCCGCTCCATGTTCACGCACTACGTCGGCATCAAGCCCTACGACGACGTGTGCGGCTACCCGGACGCGCTGCGCCCGCCCGCCGAGTCCCCCTTCCACGGCGGCACCCTGCACCACCTGATCGAGCGCGGCTGGTTCTGGATCATCCCGTTCGACAACTACAAGGACTCCCGCAACCCGGTGTGCAGCGTCGGGCTGACCTTCGACGAGCGGCTGTACCCGCAGCCCAAGGACAAGACGCCGGACGAGGAGTTCCAGCACTACCTCGACATGTACCCGGCGGTGAAGCGGCAGTTCGAGGGCGCGCGCCGGGTGCGCGAGTGGGTCTCCACGCCGGACCGCATCCAGTACTCCTCGAAGCAGACCGTGGGCGACCGCTGGTGCCTGATGTCGCACGCCGCCGGCTTCGTGGACCCGCTGTACTCGCGGGGCCTGTCCAACACCTTCGAGGTGGTGGACGCCCTCTGCTACCGCGTCCTGGACGCGCTGCGCGACGGCGACTTCTCCGCCGAGCGCTTCGAGTACGTGGAGCGCCTGGAGCAGGGCCTGCTGACGTTCAACGACATGATCGTCGACAGCTCGTACATCGCGTTCTCCCACTTCCGGCTCTGGAACGCGGTCTTCCGGGTCTGGGCCTGCTTCACCACCCCGGCCACGATGCGCCAGATCCAGGCCCGCCAGGAGTTCGAACTGGACGGCGACGACCGGCACTTCCGGAACATGGAGAAGGCTCCGTACCCGGGCCTGTGGTGGCCGGACAGCCACGCCTTCAAGCATCTGCTCGACGTCACCCACGAGACCTGCGTGAAGTACGAGGCCGGCGAGATCGACGGCGACAAGGCGGCCGACATCGTCTTCCAGGCCATCAACGACTGCGAGTCGGTCAACACGCCGTTCGGCTGGAAGGACGGCGAGGACCACCGCTTCTACCGGGCCACCACCCCCACGATGATCAAGTTCATGTGGTGGGCCAGCACCAACGGCCCCAAGGAGATGCGCGATCTCGGCCGCGCGATGCTCAAGGGCGTCGCGAAGTCGGCCCTGCGCGGCAAGAAGGTCTCCTGACCTCCTCCCCCCAACTCCCCCCACCCCCCGATCCGGTCCGCACAGGGCGTGGTGCCACCCCCAAGCGCTCGGCCCTGTGCGGGCCGCTCCCCGACCGTCCGTCACCCGTATCGACTCTGGGACACCGTGTGATCAGTCGTAGAACCCTGCTCGGTGCCGGCTCCGCAGCCGCCGGTCTCGCTCTCGTACCCGCCGTTCCGGTGCCCGCCGAAGGCACGGGCGTGCCGTACGCCCGGCTCGCGAGCCGCCTCTCGGGCCGGCTCGTGCTGCCCTCCGACCCCTACTACACCGTCGCCCGGCAGCTGGAGCTCGGCCAGTTCGACGCGGTGAACCCGCAGGCCGTCGCCTACTGCCGCAGCGCGGCGGACGTCTCGGTGTGTGTGCGCTTCGCCCAGGACCACGGGGTGCGCACCGCGGTCCGTAGCGGCGGCCACAACTACGGCGGCTGGTCCACGACCCCGGGCCTGATCATCGACGTGTCGCAGCTGAACGCCGTGACGGTGAACAGCGCCTCGTCGGTGGACATCGGGCCGGGCGCGCAGAACGTCACGATCCTGGGCGCGCTGGCCCCGCACCACCTGGTGGTCAGCGAGGGCGGCTGCCCCACCGTGTGCGCGGGCGGCTTCCTCCAGGGCGGCGGCTTCGGCTTCCTGACCCGGTCGACCGGCATGGCCTGCGACGCGGTGACCGCCGCGCAGGTGGTGCTGGCCGACGGCCGCGTGGTGACCGCCTCGGCGAAGCAGAACCCGGACCTGTTCTGGGCGATCCGCGGGGGCGGCGGCGGCAACTTCGGCGTCGTCACCCGGTTCACGGTGACCCCGCACACCGGCGACCAGATGGCGATCAGCAACCTGATCTTCCCGTACGACCGGATGGCCGACGTCCTCGACGGGGTGGCCCGCTGGCTGGTGGACGCCCCGCACACGATCGGCGGCGGCGCCTATGTGGTGCAGCCCGACGCGGCGCCGGGCTCGGTGCCGCAGGCCAACGTCTTCCTCGCGTCCCGCGGCACCCCGGCCGAACTGGGCGCCGAGACCGCCCGGTTGCTCGCCCTGACCGGGGCGCCGGCACAGCGCCAGGACGGCGTGATGACGTACCAGCAGCTCATGATGATGATCTTCGGCTGCCCCACCCTCACCGAGGCCGAGTGCCAGCGCTCCGAGAAGACGCCCTCCGGCACGCTGTCCCGCCCCGCCTACGGCCTGGAGCGCACGCGCCTCGGCAGCAGGCCGTACGCGGCGAGCGGCTGGGCGGACGTGATGACGGCGTTCGACGCGGACCGCCGGGCGGGCCAGGCGCGCTACCTCGACTTCCACTTCTTCGGCGGCGCCGCCAACGAGCCGTCCCGCACGGCGACGGCGTACGTGCACCGCGACTCGCTCTTCTCGGTCAACTACCGGGTGCTGATCAACGATCCGGCCCAGGTGACCGACGAGGCCAAGGCGGTCGCGAACACCTGGGTGGACCGGGGGTTCGCGACGATCGACCCGCTGTCCAACGGCGAGAGCTACCAGAACTGGATGGACCCCTCGCTGACGGACTGGAAGCGGTCGTACTACGCGGAGAACTACCCGCGCCTGGCCCGGATCAAGAACACGTACGACCCGAACCGCTTCTTCCGTTTCCCCCAGTCCATAGGCGCCTGAGCGCCGGCCGGCCGTCCGCCCCACGGGTGCCCTCCCCTCCGGGCACCCGCGGGGACGGGACGGCGCCGGGGTCAGGGCCGGCGGCCGTACCAGCCGACCAGGCGGTCGATGGCGGGGGCGTCGTCGGGGACGTCCACGACGGGGCCGAACGGCACCTGGCCGCCGCGCGGTTCGCGGGGCACCGCCCGCTTCATCACGGCCAGCGGCGCGGCCAGCACGGTGTCGTCCCACGCGGGCTTCTGACCGGTGGCCTTGGCCAAGTCCCAGGTGTGTAGCACGAACTCATTGGTGTAGATGACCGCGGCGGCCGCGCCGGGGACCGGCCCCCAGGGCAGCCCGATCTCCCGGCCCAGGACCGCCGGATCCGACCAGACCGACCGCAGTTCCTTCGTCCCGGCGGCCCAGGCCTCGGCCCAGGCGCCGTCGGCGACGTCCTCGGCGAAGTGCGGGACGGAGAAGAACGAACCGCCGGCGCCGATCACGGCGACACGGCGGAGCACGGAGACGAGGTGAAGGGACAGTTGGCGCACCGAGTAGTCCGGACAGGGCGTGGTGCCGTCGTAATCCTCGGGCCGCACGGACGCGAGCACGTCACCGGCCAGGTCGACGGCCTTGAACAGGCCCTCGCGGGGGTCGGCGGACGGGGTGGCGGAGGTGTTCTCGGGATGGGTCATGCCGTCGAGTCTTCCGGCGAAATGGGCCACCCTCCGGCCTATTTACCCGAAGGGGTGAGCGGCGATGCGCGCTGACCGGCTGGTGGCGGCCCTGCTGTTCCTCCAGGCGCGCGGCCGGGTCACGGCGGCGGAGCTGGCGGCCGAACTGGAGGTCTCCGAGCGGACCGCGCGCCGCGACCTGGAGGCGCTGACCGCGTCCGGTGTCCCCGTCTACGCCCAGCGCGGGCGGGGCGGCGGCTGGCGGCTGGTCGGCGGGGCGCGCACGGACCTGACCGGGCTCACCTCGCCGGAGGTGCGGGCCCTGTTCCTGGCGGCCGGGTCGTCGGGCGCCTCCCCGGAGCTGCGCTCGGCGCTGCGCAAGCTGCTGCGCGCGGTGCCGGAGCCGCTGCGGCCGCACGCGGAGGCAGCGTCCCGGGCCCGGATCGTCGACGAGCTGGACTGGTCGGGCACCGCCGTGACGGCGGCCGACCCGCATCTGGCGGAGCTGGAACGGGCCGTCCTCGACGGGGTGCGGGTCCGGCTGGGGTACGCCCGCCCCGGCGAGGAGCCGGCCGAGCGGACCGTGGACCCGCTCGGCCTCGTCCACAAGGCGGGCCACTGGTATCTGGTGGCCGGCACGGCGGACGGGCTGCGGTCCTTCCGGCTGGGCCGGGTCTCCTCGGTGGAGGCGACCGGTGAGCCGGTGCGGCGGCCCGCCGGTTTCGACCTGGCGGCGGCCTGGCGGTCGCTGGCCGGCCGGCTGGAGGACCGGCTGCTCGCGGCGGCCGTCACGGCCCACGCCGACCAGGACGCGCTGCCCGTGCTGCAGCGGCTGTTCGGCGGGCGGCTGCGGATCGGGCGGCTGCTCGGCGACGGCCGCCGGGAGATCGAGGCGGCCGGCCCCTCCCTGGAGGTGCTGGCGGCGCAGCTGGCGGGGCTGGCCGACCGGGTGGAGGTGGTGGGCCCGCCCGCGGCCCGCGCCCGGCTGGCCCGGCTGGGCCGCGCGCTGCGGGTCCGCTACGAGGAACTGGAGGACGCGGCGACTCCCTAGTCACTTTCCTCTAGGTACCTACTATACCGAGGATGCTACCGTCGAAGACATCGCACCACTTGACCCCAACTCAGCCTTGTTTCCACTCTTTTGGGAGTTCTCATGATCGTTGTCACCGGAGCCTCCGGGAACGTCGGCCGTCCGCTCGTCGAGGCGCTTGCCGCCGCGGGCGAGAAGGTCACGGCCGTCTCCCGCAATCCCCTCTCCCACGACCTGCCGGAGGGAGCGCGGCATGTCCGCGCCGACCTCGCCGATCCGTCGACGCTCGGCCCCGCCCTGGAGGGCGCCGAGGCCCTGTTCCTGCTGCTCGCCGGTGAGCTGCTGGGCGGCGGCGCCCCCGCCACCGAGGTGCTGGCGGCGGCCCGCGAGGCCGGGGTGCGGCGCGTGGTGCTGCTGTCCTCGCAGATCAACGCCACCCGCCCGGACGCCCTCTCGCACGGCCGGCTGCGCGAGTTCGAGGAGGCCGTGCGCGGCTCCGGCCTGGACTTCACGATCCTGCGGCCGGGCGGCTTCGCCTCCAACGCCTACGCCTGGATCGAGAGCGTCCGCACCCAGCGCGCGGTGATCGCCCCGTTCGCCGACGTGGCCCTGCCCGTGGTGGACCCGGCGGACATCTCCGCCGTGGCGGCCGTGGTGCTGCGCGAGGACGGGCACGCCGGGCAGACGTACGAGCTGACCGGTCCGGCCGCCGTCACCCCGCGCGAGCAGGCCGCCGCGCTCGCCGAGGCCCTCGGCGAGGAGGTCGGCTTCGTCGAGCTGACCCGCGCGCAGGCCCGCGAGCACATGGCGCGGTTCATGCCGGAGCCCGTCATCGACGGCACCCTCGACATCCTCGGGGAGCCGCTGCCCGCCGAGCAGCGCGTCAGCCCCGACGTCGAGCGCCTCCTCGGCCGTCCCGCCGGCTCCTTCGCGGACTGGGCGAAGCGCAACGCGCCCGCCTTCGCGTGACCCCTCTCCCCTGAGGGCCGCGCCGGCGGCCTCACCCCGTCGCCGGCGCCCCGGACAGCCGCGGCCCCCTTTCGGCCGGGCCGCGGCCCCGGCACCGCCCCGGATCCGGAAATCCCCCGTACGGGTCCGGGGCGGGCCATCATCCGCCGAGCCCCCAGGCCCGGCCCATCCGGTACGCGGCGCACAGGTTCACGTCGAGCAGATACGCCCCGGCCGTCCCGCACTGCTCGGTGCCGCTGCCCGGATCGACGGGCTGCCCGTGGCCCATCCCGGTGAGGCTGTACGTCTCCACGGCCGCGCGCCCGGAGGCGTCCCGGAACACCTGGTGCGGGAACCCGGCGACCGTGTCGCTGACGTCGGCGGTCTGGTCGGTGCCGTGCGCGTCGGTCCACTGCCGGACCAGGTCGGCCATGTTGACCGGCTTCACCGTGTAGTCGGCCGTGCCCTGGAAGGCGACGAGCGCCGGCCAGGGCCCGGTGTACCCGGGCCGCGCGGCCCGCACCCGGTCACCCCACTGCCGGGCGGTCTGGGTGGCGCCGACGTACATGCAGACGTACGGCGACCCGGCGGCCTGCGCGCACCCGTACGGCAGTCCGGCCACGATCCCGCCGGACGCGAACTTCTCCGGGTAGGCGGCCATCATCACGGCGGTCATGCCGCCCCCGGCGGACAGCCCGGTGACCTGGACCCGGGAGGCGTCACCGGAGGTGTCGGCGAGCTGGCGGTCCACCATCTGCGCGATCGACGCGGCCTCGCCCTGACCGCGCGCGATGTCCCCGTTCTGGAACCAGTTGAAGCAGGACGAGAGGTTGTTGGCGCTCTGCTGCTGCGGCAGCACGACGGAGAACCCCCAGCGGTCGGCGAGCTGGAGCCAGCCGCTGCCGGTGCCGTACCCGGCGGCGTTCTGGGTGCACCCGTGCAGCGCGACGACCACCGGCCGTCCGGCGGGCAGCCCGTCGGGGACGTACCGGAACATACGCAGGGCGCCGGGGTTGGACCCGAAGCCGGTCACCTCCTGGAGCGAGGCGGCGGCGGCCCGGCCGGGGGCGAGGAGGACGGAGGTCAGGGCGACCAGCAGGGTCACCAGGACGGCGAGGCGGGGACGTGCGGCTCTGGTCGGTGTCATGCGGAGGGACCGTAGAAGCGCGGGCCGGACCCCGATATGGGGCCGGACACCACAACGGGCCTCTTCCGCATGGTGGTTCAGCCGCGCCGGTTCCACCGGAACCGGCGGGCCACCACCCGCGGCTCCCGCACGGCCCACGCCGGCCCGATGGCGAGCAGCACGAGGCTGACGGCGAGGCAGCCCCCAGACCACGGCCTGCGTGACCGGTGACGACGGCGACCTCGATGCCGGGCGGCACCCGCGACCGGCCGAGCAGACACAGCGCGGCCGCCCCGGCGAGGACGACGAGGAGGCTCACGGACGTGCCGTGGCGTCCTGGCCCTGGTCCTGGTCCCGGTCCCGGTACGTCTCGTCCCGCCGCCACGGGCCGACGCCGAGCCGGCCCGTCGTCCCGAGGTCGAGTTCGGGGACGACCATCACCGGGTCGGCGCCGGGCCTGGCCCACACACGGGCGTACGGCGCGTTCACCGGCGTGCCGGCCTGGGTGGTGTTGCGCCAGGCCAGCGTGGTCCTGGCGGCCTCCCCCGGACGCAGCGTGAGAGCCTGCGGGGCTTCCTGGCCACCGAGCCCGCCACCGATCTCCTGGGTCCCCCGCAGGATGCGGACGCCCTTCACGGTGTCGTGGTCCTCATCCTGGATCTCCATCTCGGGATAGCCATCGAGCGCGTACGGCTCGGTCCCGCAGTTCACCAGGTGCAGACCGACGGCCCGCAGCCCCATGGCCGCGTCCCCGCGGTCGGCGTAGACGCGCACCCCCGACGCCGGGCAGGGCCCCGACGCCGACGACGCCTCGGCGACGGGGACGCTGCGCACCCTGATCACCTTCACGCCCGTCACCTGGAGATCGCCCGGCACCGTGCCGGTCATGGCGGCGGCGCCCTTGCCGGTCCGGCCCGGCCCGACCGCCTCGACGACCGCTTCCGCGGTGCCGGCCGCGGTCCCGGACGCCGAGCTGAACGACAGCGTCACGGTGTAGGTGGCCGCGGCGGGCGTCGTGTTGACGATCTCGAACTCCGCGCTGTGGTCGACGCCCACGCATCCGCTGTCCGGACCCCACGCGTACAGCTTCGTGACCCGCACGCCGTCCTCGTCCGTCACAGGGGACGGCAGGGGCAGCGAGGTGGGGGTGCCGGAGGGGGTCGCCGTCGGCCGGTCCGCGGAGGGCGTGGCGCCGTACTGGGTGTAGTCGGAGGGGCACAGCGCCTCCACGCCGACCTTCACGTCGGGGATGCCCGCGCCCGGTGAGGCGTCGT encodes:
- a CDS encoding alpha/beta hydrolase family esterase, which produces MTPTRAARPRLAVLVTLLVALTSVLLAPGRAAAASLQEVTGFGSNPGALRMFRYVPDGLPAGRPVVVALHGCTQNAAGYGTGSGWLQLADRWGFSVVLPQQQSANNLSSCFNWFQNGDIARGQGEAASIAQMVDRQLADTSGDASRVQVTGLSAGGGMTAVMMAAYPEKFASGGIVAGLPYGCAQAAGSPYVCMYVGATQTARQWGDRVRAARPGYTGPWPALVAFQGTADYTVKPVNMADLVRQWTDAHGTDQTADVSDTVAGFPHQVFRDASGRAAVETYSLTGMGHGQPVDPGSGTEQCGTAGAYLLDVNLCAAYRMGRAWGLGG
- a CDS encoding DUF4232 domain-containing protein, which translates into the protein MPPVLSGLLLLTACGSHDASPGAGIPDVKVGVEALCPSDYTQYGATPSADRPTATPSGTPTSLPLPSPVTDEDGVRVTKLYAWGPDSGCVGVDHSAEFEIVNTTPAAATYTVTLSFSSASGTAAGTAEAVVEAVGPGRTGKGAAAMTGTVPGDLQVTGVKVIRVRSVPVAEASSASGPCPASGVRVYADRGDAAMGLRAVGLHLVNCGTEPYALDGYPEMEIQDEDHDTVKGVRILRGTQEIGGGLGGQEAPQALTLRPGEAARTTLAWRNTTQAGTPVNAPYARVWARPGADPVMVVPELDLGTTGRLGVGPWRRDETYRDRDQDQGQDATARP